From a single Streptomyces sp. NBC_00377 genomic region:
- a CDS encoding SHOCT domain-containing protein, whose amino-acid sequence MNTLANWDGGGPGPWILFLPLIWAAVVIGVVTVLRRTARRGRRGPWGATGDPRPTGDSPLAVLGRRFASGEIDEDEYWRRLSVLDEQFGRAGRGDAA is encoded by the coding sequence ATGAACACCCTGGCGAACTGGGACGGTGGCGGACCCGGCCCGTGGATCCTGTTCCTCCCGCTGATCTGGGCGGCCGTGGTGATCGGCGTCGTCACGGTCCTGCGCCGCACCGCCCGCCGCGGCCGCCGCGGCCCGTGGGGCGCGACCGGCGACCCCCGGCCCACCGGCGACTCGCCCCTCGCCGTCCTCGGCCGTCGTTTCGCCTCCGGCGAGATCGACGAGGACGAGTACTGGCGCCGGCTGTCCGTCCTGGACGAGCAGTTCGGCCGCGCGGGCAGGGGCGATGCGGCATGA
- a CDS encoding alpha-ketoglutarate-dependent dioxygenase AlkB family protein, giving the protein MDDELFPRERAQIAPGAVHLPGWLDPAHQRELLAACRDWARPPAGLRTVRTPGGGTMTARQVCLGWHWYPYAYARTVGDGDGAPVKPFPAWLGELGRRAVADTLGPAEARDAAYDIALINFYDGDAHMGMHRDADERSGAPVVSLSLGDTCVFRFGNTLTRTRPYTDVELRSGDLFVFGGPSRPAYHGVPRVLPGTAPTGLGLSGRLNITLRVSGFPDAT; this is encoded by the coding sequence ATGGACGACGAGCTGTTTCCCCGGGAGCGTGCGCAGATCGCGCCGGGCGCGGTGCACCTGCCCGGCTGGCTGGACCCGGCGCACCAGCGTGAGCTGCTCGCGGCCTGCCGGGACTGGGCCCGCCCGCCGGCCGGTCTGCGCACGGTCCGTACACCCGGCGGCGGCACCATGACCGCCCGCCAGGTCTGTCTGGGCTGGCACTGGTACCCGTACGCCTACGCCCGCACGGTCGGCGACGGCGACGGCGCGCCCGTCAAGCCCTTCCCCGCCTGGCTGGGCGAGCTGGGCCGGCGCGCGGTGGCCGACACGCTGGGGCCGGCGGAGGCCCGGGACGCCGCGTACGACATCGCGTTGATCAACTTCTATGACGGCGACGCCCACATGGGCATGCACCGTGACGCCGACGAGCGGTCCGGCGCGCCCGTGGTCTCCCTCAGCCTCGGCGACACCTGCGTCTTCCGCTTCGGCAACACGCTCACCCGCACCCGCCCGTACACCGACGTGGAGCTGCGCAGCGGCGACCTGTTCGTGTTCGGGGGGCCGTCCCGGCCGGCGTATCACGGGGTGCCGCGCGTGCTGCCGGGCACGGCGCCGACCGGGCTGGGGCTGAGCGGGCGGCTGAACATCACCCTGCGGGTCAGTGGCTTCCCGGACGCCACCTGA
- a CDS encoding DeoR/GlpR family DNA-binding transcription regulator — protein MSENQNLLAEQRRALILDEVRRRGGVRVNELTRKLGVSDMTVRRDLDALARQGVLEKVHGGAVPVVEASTHEPGFEAKSGLELTAKEDIAKTAAELVAPGSAIALSGGTTTFALAHHLVDVPDLTVVTNSVRVADVFHMAQRTSGPRQGAATVVLTGGVRTPSDSLVGPVADQAIAALHFDMLFLGVHGISAEAGLSTPNLAEAETNRRLVQSARRVVVVADHTKWGVVGLSSFAALDQVDTLVTDAGLPEAARAEISEQLRRLVIAGESGEGTDI, from the coding sequence GTGAGTGAGAATCAGAACCTCCTCGCGGAGCAGCGCCGCGCCCTGATCCTGGACGAGGTACGCCGTCGTGGCGGCGTACGGGTCAACGAGCTGACCCGCAAGCTCGGCGTGTCGGACATGACGGTCCGCCGGGACCTCGACGCGCTGGCGCGGCAGGGCGTCCTGGAGAAGGTGCACGGCGGCGCGGTGCCGGTCGTGGAGGCGAGCACCCACGAGCCGGGTTTCGAGGCGAAGTCGGGCCTGGAGCTGACCGCCAAGGAGGACATCGCGAAGACGGCGGCGGAACTCGTCGCCCCGGGCAGCGCGATCGCTTTGTCGGGCGGTACGACGACGTTCGCGCTGGCGCATCATCTGGTGGACGTGCCGGACCTGACCGTGGTGACCAACTCGGTGCGGGTGGCCGACGTCTTCCACATGGCGCAGCGCACCTCGGGCCCCCGGCAGGGCGCGGCCACGGTCGTGCTGACCGGCGGGGTGCGCACGCCGTCGGACTCCCTGGTGGGGCCGGTCGCCGACCAGGCCATCGCGGCGCTCCACTTCGACATGCTGTTCCTGGGCGTGCACGGGATATCGGCCGAGGCCGGTCTGTCGACGCCGAATCTCGCGGAGGCCGAGACCAACCGGCGCCTGGTGCAGTCGGCGCGCCGGGTCGTGGTGGTCGCGGACCACACCAAGTGGGGTGTGGTGGGCCTCAGTTCGTTCGCGGCGCTGGATCAGGTCGACACGCTGGTGACGGACGCGGGGCTGCCTGAGGCGGCGCGTGCGGAGATCTCCGAGCAGCTGCGCCGGCTGGTGATCGCGGGCGAGTCCGGTGAGGGTACAGACATCTGA
- a CDS encoding TetR/AcrR family transcriptional regulator, which yields MSTAERLIESTRELLWERGYVGTSPKAILERAGAGQGSMYHHFRGKPDLALAAIRRTADEMRATAEGVLDGPGTPYERIEAYLTRERDVLRGCPVGRLTMDPDVIASDELRAPVDETIDLIRERIAHIVEEGKEQGQFAPGLDGEAIAATVVATVQGGYVLARASGSPTAFDAGVRGLLSLLAPRPAGQEA from the coding sequence ATGAGCACTGCGGAGCGACTGATCGAGTCCACCCGGGAGCTGCTCTGGGAGCGCGGTTACGTGGGGACGAGCCCCAAGGCGATCCTGGAGCGCGCGGGCGCCGGGCAGGGCAGCATGTACCACCACTTCAGGGGCAAGCCGGACCTGGCCCTGGCCGCGATCCGGCGGACCGCCGACGAGATGCGCGCCACCGCCGAGGGAGTGCTCGACGGGCCGGGCACACCGTACGAGCGCATCGAGGCGTACCTGACGCGCGAGCGGGACGTGCTGCGCGGCTGCCCCGTCGGGCGGCTGACGATGGACCCCGACGTGATCGCCAGCGACGAGCTGCGGGCACCCGTCGACGAGACGATCGACCTGATCCGTGAACGGATCGCGCACATCGTCGAAGAGGGCAAGGAGCAGGGGCAGTTCGCACCCGGACTGGACGGCGAGGCGATCGCCGCCACCGTCGTCGCGACCGTCCAGGGCGGCTACGTCCTGGCACGCGCGTCCGGTTCGCCTACCGCCTTCGACGCGGGGGTCCGCGGACTGCTCTCGCTGCTCGCACCCCGTCCGGCCGGCCAGGAGGCCTGA
- a CDS encoding ROK family protein has product MSGKADPRPAGDGTPSRARLDRGRGALGPALELVHTGRAPTRAVLTAELGVTRATAGAVAAELEALGLIRVDARPAAAAGSQGRPSHRLEVAEEGPVALAAQVHADGFRAALVGLGGRIVATTPSCEAVDADPAKVLGAAVDAGAELLRETGRPCVGAGLAVPSAVTEPEGLALNPLHLAWPVGAPVREIFAERVRAAGLAGSAFVGNDVNLAALAEHRHGAGRGARDLLCVATGHRGVGGALVLDGRLHTGSAGLALEVGHLTVNPEGRPCYCGSRGCLDVEADPLALLTTAGRDPGPEGSLLQQADELVQEEYGDPVVRRAAEALIDRLGQGLAGLVNILNPDRIILGGLHRTLLEADPERLRAVVADRSLWGRSGGVPILACSLDHNSLVGAAELAWQPVLDDPLRALRPL; this is encoded by the coding sequence ATGAGCGGCAAGGCGGACCCCCGGCCGGCGGGGGATGGGACCCCCTCGAGGGCGCGGTTGGACCGCGGGCGCGGTGCGCTCGGGCCCGCGCTGGAGCTCGTGCACACCGGGCGGGCGCCCACCCGCGCGGTGCTCACCGCCGAACTCGGCGTCACCCGCGCGACGGCCGGCGCGGTCGCGGCGGAGCTGGAGGCGCTGGGCCTGATCAGGGTCGACGCGCGGCCCGCTGCCGCAGCCGGTTCGCAGGGCCGCCCCTCCCACCGGCTCGAAGTCGCGGAAGAAGGCCCTGTCGCCCTCGCCGCGCAGGTCCATGCCGACGGGTTCCGGGCCGCACTGGTCGGGCTCGGTGGGCGGATCGTCGCCACCACGCCCAGCTGCGAGGCGGTCGACGCCGATCCCGCTAAGGTGCTCGGCGCCGCCGTCGACGCCGGCGCCGAACTGCTGCGCGAGACGGGCCGGCCCTGCGTGGGCGCGGGCCTCGCCGTACCGTCCGCGGTCACCGAACCCGAGGGCCTCGCGCTGAACCCCCTGCACCTCGCGTGGCCGGTGGGCGCGCCGGTGCGGGAGATCTTCGCCGAGCGGGTCCGCGCCGCCGGTCTGGCCGGGTCCGCGTTCGTGGGCAACGACGTCAATCTCGCCGCCCTCGCGGAACACCGGCACGGCGCCGGACGTGGCGCCCGCGACCTGCTGTGCGTCGCCACCGGGCACCGGGGTGTCGGCGGCGCGCTGGTGCTCGACGGCCGCCTGCACACGGGCAGTGCGGGACTCGCCCTCGAAGTCGGCCATCTCACCGTCAACCCTGAGGGCCGCCCCTGCTACTGCGGCAGCCGCGGGTGTCTCGACGTGGAGGCGGACCCGCTCGCCCTCCTCACCACCGCGGGCCGCGACCCCGGACCCGAGGGGTCCCTGCTCCAGCAGGCCGACGAACTGGTTCAAGAGGAGTACGGCGACCCGGTGGTCCGCAGGGCCGCCGAAGCCCTGATCGACCGGCTCGGCCAGGGACTGGCCGGTCTGGTCAACATCCTCAACCCCGACCGCATCATCCTCGGCGGCCTGCACCGCACCCTCCTCGAAGCCGACCCCGAGCGGCTGCGCGCGGTCGTCGCCGACCGGAGCCTGTGGGGCCGCAGCGGCGGTGTCCCCATCCTCGCCTGCTCCCTCGACCACAACAGCCTCGTCGGCGCGGCCGAGTTGGCCTGGCAGCCGGTGCTGGACGACCCCCTGCGGGCCCTGCGGCCCCTCTGA
- a CDS encoding PPOX class F420-dependent oxidoreductase — translation MSKPPLPPEAVELLSRPNPCVMATLRSDGAPVSTPTWYVWEDGRVLISLDESRVRLEHLRRDPRISLTVLDGDDWYTHVTLLGRVAGLHQDEGLTDIDRISTHYTGKPYPDRVRSRVSAWIEVDRWHGWGALKDSGQAST, via the coding sequence ATGTCCAAGCCCCCGCTTCCCCCCGAGGCCGTGGAACTGCTCAGCCGCCCCAACCCCTGTGTGATGGCGACCCTGCGTTCCGACGGAGCTCCCGTCTCCACCCCCACCTGGTACGTCTGGGAGGACGGACGGGTCCTGATCAGCCTGGACGAGAGCCGGGTCCGCCTCGAACATCTGCGCCGCGATCCTCGCATCAGCCTCACCGTCCTGGACGGCGACGACTGGTACACGCACGTCACGCTCCTCGGACGGGTGGCCGGGCTGCACCAGGACGAAGGGTTGACCGACATCGACCGCATCTCCACCCACTACACCGGCAAGCCGTATCCGGACCGGGTCCGCTCCCGGGTCAGCGCCTGGATCGAGGTCGACCGCTGGCACGGCTGGGGCGCCCTGAAAGACAGCGGCCAGGCGTCCACCTGA
- a CDS encoding SRPBCC family protein, whose protein sequence is MAHRLRPEGLDFVGTAPVRLVFATEVSASPEQVFRALAEDVSGWAQWFPGVRSIQPLDGGAGRDVRLLGGGRFRETVLVAKEPDLYAYRVDVTNTPGVRALVEEWRLAPAGTGTRVQWTFAADGTRAFRAVLRPARPGLGRSFRGAVTRLDRRLAA, encoded by the coding sequence ATGGCTCACCGGTTACGCCCCGAAGGGCTCGACTTCGTCGGGACGGCTCCCGTACGGCTGGTTTTCGCCACGGAGGTGTCCGCTTCACCCGAACAGGTCTTCCGCGCGCTCGCCGAGGACGTGTCCGGCTGGGCGCAATGGTTCCCGGGCGTGCGCTCCATCCAGCCGCTGGACGGCGGCGCGGGGCGTGACGTACGGCTGCTGGGTGGCGGGCGCTTTCGCGAGACGGTGCTCGTGGCGAAGGAGCCGGACCTGTACGCCTACCGCGTGGACGTGACCAACACGCCGGGCGTCCGGGCGCTGGTCGAGGAGTGGCGGCTCGCTCCGGCCGGGACGGGGACGCGGGTGCAGTGGACGTTCGCCGCCGACGGCACCAGGGCGTTCCGGGCTGTTCTGCGGCCGGCCCGGCCGGGCCTCGGGCGGTCCTTCAGGGGTGCGGTGACGCGGCTGGACCGCCGGCTCGCCGCTTGA
- a CDS encoding methyltransferase, with protein MTTPWGEVALARHPEDPRDRLRAWDASDAYLLRYLAEQDVPLTGTVVVLGDRWGALVTALSAHRPLQITDSWLGQEATRANLARNGVETGAVRLLTTQDPVPERIDVLLVRVPKSLALLEDQLLRLAPAVHADTVVAGTGMVKEIHTSTLKLFERILGPTRTSLAEQKARLILCTPDPSLKRPANPWPYTYGLPDDIGGILSGRPVVNHAGVFCADRLDIGTRFLLRHLPRTGGDQRVVDLGCGNGIVGTAVALADPRAEVLFTDESFQAVASAEATYKANGVPGHAEFRVGDGLAGVADGSVDVVLNNPPFHSHQATTDATAWRMFTGARRALRPGGELWVVGNRHLGYHVKLKRLFGNAELVAGDRKFVVLRSVARG; from the coding sequence ATGACGACGCCGTGGGGCGAGGTCGCGCTGGCCCGCCACCCCGAGGACCCGCGCGACAGGCTGCGCGCCTGGGACGCCTCCGACGCGTACCTGCTCAGGTACCTGGCGGAGCAGGACGTTCCGCTGACCGGCACGGTGGTGGTGCTCGGCGACCGCTGGGGTGCGCTGGTCACGGCGCTCTCGGCGCACCGCCCGCTCCAGATCACCGACTCCTGGCTGGGACAGGAGGCGACCCGGGCGAACCTCGCGCGCAACGGCGTGGAGACCGGCGCCGTACGGCTGCTCACCACGCAGGACCCGGTTCCGGAGCGGATCGACGTGCTGCTGGTCCGGGTGCCCAAGAGCCTGGCGCTGCTGGAGGACCAGCTGCTGCGGCTGGCGCCCGCCGTGCACGCGGACACGGTCGTGGCCGGCACCGGCATGGTGAAGGAGATCCACACCTCGACGCTGAAGCTGTTCGAGCGGATCCTCGGACCGACCCGGACGTCCTTGGCCGAGCAGAAGGCCCGGCTCATCCTCTGCACCCCGGACCCGTCGCTGAAGCGTCCTGCCAACCCCTGGCCTTACACCTACGGTCTCCCCGACGACATCGGCGGCATCCTCTCCGGGCGTCCGGTCGTCAACCACGCGGGCGTGTTCTGCGCCGACCGGCTCGACATCGGCACCCGGTTCCTCCTGCGGCACCTGCCGAGGACCGGTGGCGACCAGCGGGTCGTCGACCTGGGCTGCGGCAACGGGATCGTGGGCACGGCGGTGGCGCTGGCCGATCCACGGGCCGAGGTGCTTTTCACGGACGAGTCGTTCCAGGCGGTGGCGTCGGCCGAGGCGACGTACAAGGCGAACGGGGTGCCGGGGCACGCCGAGTTCCGGGTCGGCGACGGACTGGCGGGGGTGGCGGACGGCAGTGTGGACGTGGTGCTGAACAACCCGCCGTTCCACTCCCACCAGGCGACGACGGACGCGACGGCCTGGCGGATGTTCACGGGCGCGCGGCGCGCGCTGCGTCCGGGCGGGGAACTGTGGGTGGTGGGCAACCGGCACCTCGGCTATCACGTCAAGCTGAAGCGGCTGTTCGGCAACGCCGAACTGGTCGCCGGTGACCGGAAGTTCGTGGTGCTGAGGTCGGTCGCGCGAGGCTGA
- a CDS encoding DUF4865 family protein, whose amino-acid sequence MHAMQYELTLPADYDMDAIRTRVSRVGHLLDDWEGLGVKAYLVRERGIHGSPVNQYAPFYLWNTVEGMNTFLWGGGFQRLSDDFGRPAVRQWTGLAYEEGAAIGSPAPFAVRRRRRVPDGVPLAEAVREAVDETARLAREDGAVLTAAAMDTSRWESVHLSLWEHGTPKAEGDLFRVLHLSAPGRAALPGGRQW is encoded by the coding sequence ATGCACGCCATGCAGTACGAACTCACGCTGCCCGCCGACTACGACATGGACGCCATCCGCACGCGCGTGTCCCGCGTCGGCCACCTCCTCGACGACTGGGAGGGCCTCGGCGTCAAGGCGTACCTGGTGCGCGAACGCGGGATCCACGGATCGCCGGTCAACCAGTACGCGCCGTTCTACCTCTGGAACACCGTGGAGGGCATGAACACCTTCCTCTGGGGCGGCGGCTTCCAGCGGCTGAGCGACGACTTCGGGCGACCGGCGGTCCGTCAGTGGACGGGCCTGGCCTACGAGGAGGGCGCCGCCATCGGTTCCCCCGCCCCGTTCGCCGTACGGCGGCGCCGGCGCGTGCCGGACGGGGTGCCGCTCGCCGAGGCTGTGCGGGAGGCGGTGGACGAGACCGCACGGCTGGCGCGGGAGGACGGGGCGGTGCTCACGGCTGCGGCGATGGACACGAGCCGCTGGGAGAGCGTGCACCTCTCCCTCTGGGAGCACGGCACGCCGAAGGCCGAGGGCGACCTGTTCCGGGTGCTGCACCTGTCGGCGCCGGGACGGGCCGCCCTGCCCGGGGGCCGGCAGTGGTGA
- a CDS encoding PLP-dependent cysteine synthase family protein, whose product MTTPQHSRTGATLDVDRTDTAYRDWLKEAVRKVQADANRSADTHLLRFPLPDKWGIDLYLKDESTHPTGSLKHRLARSLFLYGLCNGWIRPGRPVIEASSGSTAVSEAYFAKLIGVPFIAVMPRTTSAEKIRLIEFHGGRCHFVDDPRTMYEESARLAVDGGGHYMDQFTYAERATDWRGNNNIAESIFRQLEWERFPEPAWIVATAGTGGTSATLARYVHYTQRNTRVCVADPENSCFFEGWTTGDPDVTCDCGSRIEGIGRPRMEPSFVPGAVDRMMKVPDAASVASVRALERAIGRKAGGSTGTGLWSALKIVAEMVADGERGSVVTLLCDPGDRYLDKYYSDAWLAAQGLDISPYTAAIETLLATGVWQA is encoded by the coding sequence GTGACCACGCCCCAGCACAGCAGGACCGGCGCCACCCTCGACGTCGACCGCACCGACACCGCCTACCGCGACTGGCTCAAAGAAGCCGTCCGCAAGGTCCAGGCGGACGCCAACCGTTCGGCCGACACCCATCTGCTGCGCTTCCCGCTCCCGGACAAGTGGGGCATCGACCTGTACCTCAAGGACGAGTCGACCCACCCCACCGGAAGCCTCAAGCACCGGCTCGCCCGCTCCCTCTTCCTCTACGGCCTGTGCAACGGCTGGATCCGGCCGGGCCGCCCGGTGATCGAGGCGTCCAGCGGTTCGACCGCCGTCTCCGAGGCGTACTTCGCCAAGCTGATCGGCGTGCCCTTCATCGCGGTCATGCCGCGCACGACGAGCGCCGAGAAGATCCGCCTGATCGAGTTCCACGGCGGCCGCTGCCACTTCGTCGACGACCCCCGCACGATGTACGAGGAGTCCGCCCGCCTCGCGGTGGACGGCGGCGGCCACTACATGGACCAGTTCACCTACGCGGAACGGGCCACGGACTGGCGCGGCAACAACAACATCGCCGAATCCATCTTCCGCCAACTGGAGTGGGAACGTTTCCCGGAGCCCGCCTGGATCGTGGCCACAGCCGGCACCGGCGGCACCTCCGCGACCCTCGCCCGGTACGTGCACTACACCCAGCGCAACACCCGCGTCTGCGTCGCCGACCCGGAGAACTCGTGCTTCTTCGAGGGCTGGACCACCGGCGATCCGGACGTCACCTGCGACTGCGGCTCACGCATCGAGGGCATCGGCCGCCCGCGCATGGAGCCGAGCTTCGTGCCCGGCGCCGTCGACCGGATGATGAAGGTCCCGGACGCGGCCAGCGTCGCCTCCGTACGAGCCCTGGAACGCGCCATCGGCCGTAAGGCGGGCGGCTCGACGGGCACGGGACTGTGGAGCGCGCTGAAGATCGTCGCCGAGATGGTGGCCGACGGAGAGCGCGGCAGCGTGGTCACCCTGCTGTGCGACCCGGGCGACCGCTACCTCGACAAGTACTACTCCGACGCCTGGCTCGCCGCCCAGGGCCTCGACATCAGCCCGTACACCGCCGCGATCGAGACGCTGCTGGCCACGGGCGTGTGGCAGGCCTGA
- a CDS encoding phosphotriesterase family protein, translated as MRAVRTVLGDIPAEELGVCDAHDHLFFGSPRLPGQELNSRSAARAELDAFRTQGGDAVVQWTPYGLGRRAADLPPLSREAGVHVVAATGLHQDVHYDGATLDGLRHRLAEVFVAELTVGIGTSGVRAGLVKVAGGFHALDAHARWTMTAAAEAHHATGAPVAVHLELGTGALDVLDLLCGELGVPPHRVILGHLNRSPDGVVHRLAAEAGCWLAFDGPSRANHPTDWRMPDAVRALADAGHGDRLLLGGDTTTAAARSVNGGPGMPYLLRRVAPRLVLAVGEELVARILTENPGRAFGVEWR; from the coding sequence GTGAGGGCCGTCAGGACGGTCCTCGGGGACATCCCGGCCGAGGAGCTCGGCGTGTGCGACGCGCACGACCACCTGTTCTTCGGCAGTCCCCGACTGCCCGGCCAGGAGCTGAACAGCCGCTCGGCGGCGCGCGCCGAGCTCGACGCGTTCCGCACGCAGGGCGGTGACGCCGTCGTGCAGTGGACGCCCTACGGTCTCGGGCGGCGCGCGGCGGATCTGCCGCCCCTGTCCCGGGAGGCCGGGGTGCACGTGGTGGCCGCGACGGGGCTGCACCAGGACGTGCACTACGACGGGGCGACGCTCGACGGGCTGCGGCACCGGCTCGCCGAGGTGTTCGTGGCCGAGCTGACCGTGGGCATCGGGACGTCGGGGGTGCGGGCCGGGCTCGTCAAGGTCGCCGGCGGGTTCCACGCCCTCGACGCGCACGCCCGGTGGACCATGACCGCCGCGGCCGAGGCGCATCACGCCACGGGCGCGCCCGTCGCCGTCCACCTGGAGCTGGGCACCGGCGCGCTCGACGTTCTCGACCTGCTGTGCGGGGAGTTGGGTGTGCCCCCGCACCGGGTGATCCTCGGACACCTCAACCGCTCCCCGGACGGGGTGGTGCACCGCCTGGCCGCCGAGGCGGGCTGCTGGCTCGCCTTCGACGGCCCGTCGCGCGCCAACCACCCCACCGACTGGCGGATGCCGGACGCCGTACGGGCCCTGGCCGACGCCGGCCACGGCGACCGGCTGCTGCTGGGGGGTGACACCACGACGGCCGCGGCGCGGTCGGTGAACGGCGGCCCCGGGATGCCGTACCTGCTGCGCCGGGTCGCGCCGCGGCTGGTGCTCGCGGTGGGTGAGGAGCTGGTGGCGAGGATCCTCACCGAGAACCCGGGGCGGGCCTTCGGCGTGGAGTGGCGCTGA
- a CDS encoding NAD(P)-dependent oxidoreductase — MPHGHRARLVGQVGAASKYVELMTDQLTVSVLGTGIMGAAMARNLARAGHTVRAWNRTRAKAEPLTADGVRVVDTPAEAVEGADVVLTMLYDGPAALEVMREAAPALRAGTAWVQSTTAGTGAMGDLAAFARAHDLVFFDAPVLGTRQPAEAGRLTVLAAGPSAHRDAVTPVFDAVGARTVWTGEDGGEGSATRLKLVANSWVIAATAAAGEVLALSQSLGVDPDAFFSLIAGGPLDMGYLKAKTGLILEDRLTPPQFAVATAAKDARLIVEAGRENGVRLDVAAASAERLERAAAQGHGEEDMAAAYFASFDEND, encoded by the coding sequence ATGCCCCACGGCCACCGCGCGCGGCTGGTCGGGCAGGTCGGCGCGGCGTCGAAGTACGTTGAACTCATGACAGACCAACTGACCGTGAGTGTCCTGGGGACCGGCATCATGGGTGCCGCGATGGCCCGCAACCTCGCCCGGGCCGGTCACACCGTGCGTGCCTGGAACCGCACCCGTGCCAAGGCCGAGCCGCTCACCGCCGACGGCGTGCGCGTCGTCGACACCCCCGCCGAGGCGGTCGAGGGCGCGGATGTCGTCCTGACCATGCTGTACGACGGCCCCGCAGCCCTGGAGGTCATGCGCGAGGCCGCTCCCGCCCTGCGCGCGGGGACGGCCTGGGTGCAGTCGACGACCGCCGGGACCGGGGCCATGGGCGATCTGGCCGCCTTCGCCCGTGCACACGACCTCGTCTTCTTCGACGCGCCGGTGCTGGGCACCCGGCAGCCCGCCGAGGCCGGCCGGCTGACCGTGCTGGCGGCGGGCCCGAGCGCGCACCGCGACGCGGTGACGCCGGTCTTCGACGCGGTCGGCGCTCGCACGGTGTGGACGGGGGAGGACGGCGGCGAGGGCAGTGCGACCCGTCTGAAGCTGGTGGCCAACAGCTGGGTCATCGCGGCCACCGCCGCGGCGGGTGAGGTCCTCGCCCTGTCGCAGTCCCTGGGCGTGGACCCGGACGCGTTCTTCTCGCTGATCGCGGGTGGCCCGCTCGACATGGGGTACCTGAAGGCGAAGACCGGCCTGATCCTCGAGGACCGGCTGACACCGCCGCAGTTCGCGGTGGCGACGGCCGCGAAGGACGCCCGTCTGATCGTCGAGGCCGGCCGGGAGAACGGCGTCCGGCTGGACGTGGCGGCGGCGAGCGCCGAGCGCCTGGAGCGGGCCGCCGCTCAGGGCCACGGCGAGGAGGACATGGCCGCCGCCTACTTCGCCAGCTTCGACGAGAACGACTGA
- a CDS encoding ATP-binding protein, with protein MITNPSRHCTVELQALPSRIGQVRRIVSAQLRYWHMDPLIDRAALGVTELLTNVHLHAKPDKTCVVEMELLLDRLTVSVRDHDPRLPVVGPVDEGILATCGRGLAMVAAVSESWGARPDGDSGKVVWFTLPAPVAAREPAARPPRRMPREQASPRFTEVVCVDDLRPAHAPARSAVVG; from the coding sequence GTGATCACCAACCCAAGCAGGCACTGCACGGTCGAGCTTCAGGCCCTGCCGTCGCGGATCGGCCAGGTCCGCAGAATCGTATCGGCGCAGTTGCGCTACTGGCATATGGATCCGCTCATAGACCGGGCCGCACTCGGTGTGACGGAGCTGCTGACCAACGTCCACCTGCACGCCAAGCCGGACAAGACGTGCGTCGTGGAGATGGAGCTGCTGCTGGACCGGCTCACCGTCTCCGTGCGCGACCACGATCCGCGGCTGCCGGTCGTGGGGCCCGTGGACGAGGGGATCCTCGCCACCTGTGGGCGCGGGCTGGCCATGGTGGCCGCGGTGAGCGAGAGCTGGGGCGCCCGGCCGGACGGCGACTCGGGCAAGGTCGTGTGGTTCACGCTGCCGGCGCCTGTCGCCGCCCGTGAGCCGGCGGCGCGTCCGCCGCGTCGCATGCCACGGGAGCAGGCGTCGCCCCGGTTCACGGAGGTCGTCTGCGTCGACGATCTGCGGCCCGCACATGCCCCCGCCCGGTCGGCCGTCGTCGGCTGA